One window of the Natronomonas marina genome contains the following:
- a CDS encoding ribbon-helix-helix protein, CopG family — protein sequence MARCFGDTPVSAKVDQNMHEFLEAEARRLSVSRAELLRRIFDVYRESRREQLDCPHCEETVVMDVRA from the coding sequence ATGGCACGGTGCTTTGGGGATACCCCCGTATCCGCGAAGGTCGACCAGAATATGCACGAGTTCCTCGAAGCCGAAGCTCGAAGGCTGTCGGTCAGCCGAGCCGAGTTACTCCGTCGTATCTTCGATGTGTACCGGGAGAGCCGCCGCGAACAACTGGATTGTCCGCACTGTGAGGAAACCGTCGTCATGGATGTGAGAGCATGA